The Xenorhabdus poinarii G6 nucleotide sequence AGAAGGCGGAAGATGACGCTGGCCGGTTTCCATTTCCCAATCGAAAGCATAAATGATCCCCAATGTTGTCGTTACAGGGCCTTCCATTCTCACCATGATATCGACCCACTGGCCGACACCGGCACTTTGTTTGAAAAAACGCGGGTCCACCATATTCATGCTGCCAGTGTATGAAATATGATTATCGATCAGAATGATTTTTCTATGCTGACGTAAGTCCATACGCCGCAAGAATAAACGGAAGAGGTTGACCTTTAACGATTCGACAAATTCAATCCCCGCCTTGCGCATGATATCTGGATAAGGGCTGCGGAAAAATTGCCAGCTTCCTGCTGAATCAACCATGATTCGACATTTAACCCCCCGTTTGGCGGCGCGCATCAGGGCATCAGTGACTTGGTCGACCAATCCGCCGGATTGCCATATATAAAACACCATCTCGATATTGTGTTCAGCATTTTCGATATCCTGAATAATGGCTTTCAGTGAGTTATCGTAAGAGGTCATTAACTGCATTTTGTTACCTCTGACACCTTTGATATTTTGGCGACGTTCACACAGTTGAAACAATGGCGTCGCAACCTCACTATTTTCATCAGCAAAGATTTGCGGGGATTTTTTTAACTCGGCTAACCACCTGGCGACCGATGAACGCATTTGTCTGGCTTGTTCAACCCTGCGTTTTCCAAGATGCAGTTCACCGAATGATAAATAAGCCATGATACCCACCAGGGGAAGAATATAAATAATCAGTACCCAAGTCATTGCTGATGTCACAGGACGACGTTTCATCAAAACCCGGATAGTTATACCGGCAATAATCAGCCAGTATAAGAAAATCGCCAACCAGCTCAGTACAGAGTAGAAAATTATCATATGTGGCAATCAATCCTGTTTATTTCAGTTATTTATTCAGTCATTATCATCAGTTTCCAGAAATTCGGGGAAACTATCAACTTAATATGATGAATTGAATGACGAACAATGTTGGCAAAAATCGCTCATTACGATGAATCTCATTATAAATTAACTCGTTAGTGAGTTGTTTTGATTTTGTAAAACTTATGCAATTTGATACTCATAAAGCATGAATGATTTGTCATCATCATTAAATTAATCATTCTGAACAGTGCATGATTATGCCAGACTTGCAGGTCAGAGGGGCAATTGGTTGACATTTCTAATAGTGACGATTAAGAATAATGTGATTCACTTAATTAAGAGAGTTAGCCTGGAATATCTTATGAAACACAGCAGAAGAGAAGTAGGGCGTTGGAGAAGGCTTCGTCACAGTACCTGTCGGCGTCGTCGTTGGTTGGAAGGGCAGTCACGTCGTAATTTGCGAATCTATGCGATGCGTAAGATAAGGGCTTATAAACGTCGCCGGTCGATTTTGTTTATCCATCATACAGAGTGGGATTAATGCGGTATTCAGCAGCATATACCTGATAGGTTTCAATGCAGTCGAGCCAACAAAACAGCAACTTGAAATCTGTAGAGGATAAGATGTTTTCGAATCCTTATTGAATATGATAGTCATTTGCATTTAAACTAATTGAAAATTAACTGTTATGCTGCTGAGCAAGAAATCTTTTATGCGTTGGATACATTGGCCGATATTACTTTCCGTTTGTTTACATATTTCTGTTGCTGCGGCGCTTTTTCAAACTATCAAATCTGAGCAACAGCCAGAAGCCGTGTCTATGTCTGTTGCTATGATCCAGTTGGCTGCGCCGGAATCCTCCGTCTCTGAACCTGCCGAGCCTGAATCAGTAGAACCGGAGCCAGAACCGGAACCCATAGCGAAAATTGCGCTTCCGAAACCTAAGCCGGAGAAAAAACCGGAAGTGAAAAAAAGGCTTAAAAAAGAGTTAAAGCCGGTGGAGAAAAAGACGGAAAAAACCTCAGAACAGCCACTGAAACCCATATCTGATCAAAATGCTCAGAATGTAAAAAACGTGAGTGATCAGAAAGTCGATCCCCATGCTGTTAGCGAACAAGGTCATGGACAACAAGGGCCGAGAGCATTGAACAGGCCAGATCCCGAGTATCCCGCCAGAGCGATGCAGTTGGGTACAGAGGGGATAGTCAAAGTCAAATTCGATATTGATGAAAATGGTCGCGTCAAGAATATCGAGATTATTTCTGCGACCCCTAAAAATACCTTTGAACGATCGGTGAAAAAAGCCATGAGAAAATGGCGTTATGAAAAAATACCGGCTACCGGGCGCAGCGCGACGATTGAGTTTAAAACAACCGGGGTTGCACAATATTAACGGTTAAAATCCTACTTGCTAACGAATGAATAAAAAAGGGTACAAGTAAAAAATGTACCCTTTTTATTTACGCGTCATGTCTTGATGAATGGTTATTCAGCAACACTGCTTTCCAATTTGAAATGTCTTTTATCTTCAGGCAAAGGACGGGAGGCATTATTTTCATCAACGGCAACATAGGTGAAAACAGCGTCTGTTGCACGATAACGCTGACCTACCGGCTCTGAAGCCACTTTTTTTACCCAAACCTCAATATGGATAGTTATCGATGAATTTCCTGTTTTGAGACAACGGGCATAACAGCACACGACGTCACCTACCGCAACCGGTTTCAGAAAACTGATGCCATTTACGCTCACAGTTACTACGCGTCCCAGTGCAATCTCTTTTGCCAGAATTGCGCCGCCAATATCCATTTGAGACATCAGCCAGCCCCCGAAAATATCCCCATTGGCATTAGTATCAGCAGGCATGGCCAGTGTACGGAGAACCAATTCTCCGTTTGGTAAGCATTGTTGTTGTGTCATTAGAAAACTTGCTTTATTTGGTGAATACAACAATACCTGCCGCTGCATCGGCAGGTATCCATCATGAGGAGTACGATATTATTATTTTTGTTCGCGAGGCAGATAACGGTAGATATATACCATACTCACTACGGTAAAGACCAGAGTCAATGCCGTTAACCCGAACACTTTAAAGTTTACCCAAACGTCCTGAGGTAGCCAGAAAGCGACATAAATATTTGCGAGGGCGCAGGCAATAAAGAAGATAGCCCAAGCCATGTTCAGCCGGTTCCAGGCAAAATCAGGTAATTTTAATTCTTTACCTAACATTCGCTGAATCAAGGGTTTTTTCATCACCCATTGGCTAACCAGCAGAACCAAAGAAAAAATGCCATAAATGACAGTCACTTTCCATTTAATAAAGAGATCACTGTGGAAAGCCAGTGTTAATGTGCCAAAGAGGGTAACCATCGCAAATGTGATTAAGGCGGCTTTTTCAACTTTACGATACATGAAGTAAGTGATCGCCAGCGCTAATCCTGTTGCAGCAATCAAAGCGCCTGAAGCATAGAAAATGTCATACATTTTATAGACGACGAAAAAAACGACCAGAGGCAAAAAGTCTAAAAGTTGTTTCATGAGTTGAATCCATTATGAAGTCAATGATGGTAATTTTTTGAATTTGAGCCAGAGTGTATCAGATATTAATGAAATGGTTTATTTATCGGATAAAAACATTGGCTATCCGTTGGTGAAATAAAGTCAGCGGTAAGTTGAGGGAAAACCGGGCGTGTTGTCACTGATCTGATGATGGTTCATCCCGCAACAATAGGGCGGGATGAACGATTGAGTATTTATTGCATGCTGTTTGTCGTTTTATCTTGTGGTTTGGTCAGCATATACAAACGGAACAGGTAAACCAGTAACAGGGCAGATAAGAAGTTGTCCAGCACTGACAGCAAAATATCAGGCATTTTGGCAAGTACAAGCACCAGTATGAGTTTGATGGCCAGCCACAACAACATCGCCGGGAGCAACAAGCGGATATTGTTGAATCCCAATCGCCAGCTCTGTTGCATGGCAGCAAAAACATTTTTACCTTTCTCAAGTAGGAAAACAGGCGCCAGCGCGAAAGCAATAGAAAAGAGGATCCCAGGCAGGACCATCAAAGCATAACCAATCTGAATGATCAGAGTACAGATAAACATCAGTAACAACATCTTAGGTAGCAGTGTTACCGATAGCGTGCAGGCGGAAATCGCATTAGTTTGCTGACCGTTTGAGGAAATATTGATGAGAACCAGCACACTGGCGGTCAGTAAAGTACTGCCGAATATGCTGGTAAACAGGATCCCGAACATGGTGCGCATTAACATGAGCTGCTCATCTGACGTTAATTGAGCGACAAAATGTTGGATTTCTGAACTGCCGGAATTTTTGACAATGTTCTGTATTTCTGCCAACAGCTTGAGTTGTTCATCATTCGGCACGAATAAATGCCCTAGCAGTGTTGTCACCAATGCAGCCAAGACGGAGAGGATGACAACATTCAACAGTTGATTCCTTAAAAAGTTGATGCTGTCACGATACAGGGTATTTGCCGTAATGGGCATGAAGTGGCTCCTATCAAAAAAATAACAATAATGCCTGATTGTACCTTGTTTAAGGGATTATTGGATACCGAAGATTGACCTTTTGTCTCTGTCCTGTTGGCGCTGTCACTCATGAGTATCTGGAGATAGGATAAGTCGTTTTAATGGAATTTTTTTATTATGTATTCTCGTCATTTTAAAAATGAATATGAATAAAATATTGGGGATATGAAAATTAATACTCAGTTAATTTTGATTTGGATCAATTTAAAATAGGCTGCAAATGAAATAATAAAACAGTAAATACCTGACTGAGCCAAAAACTTTAAAAGATGTGATCTGTCTTGGATCATAACAGGAAACAAACGAGTATATTTCTGATTATTTTAAAACCACACAAATGGGATAGATGATGAAAAAGATTTCTGCGCTTGTATTGGCTGCGGCTACGTTAGCCCCGTCATTAACTTTTGCCCATGAAGCAGGTGATTTCTTGTTCCGTGCAGGTACAGCAACGGTAAGGCCACATGCGGGTTCTGAGAATGTATTAGGATTGGGATCTTTTGATGTCAATAATAATACTCAGTTAGGTTTAACTTTTGGCTATATGATCACCGACAATATTGGGGTTGAATTATTAGCGGCCACCCCCTTCCAACATCAGGTCAGTTTACCCGGAGTCGGTGAAATAGCGGAAGTTAAACAATTACCACCCACACTCATGGCACAATATTATTTTGGTACTGCAGAAAATAAATTACGTCCTTATGTTGGACTTGGTGTTAACTATACGACATTCTTTAGCGAAAAATTTAATAATAATTCGACTGTAAAAGCGGCTAAGTTAAATAGCCTGGATCTGAAGGATTCTTGGGGAGTTGCAGGTCAGGTGGGTCTGGATTATAAACTGGACAAAAACTGGATGCTGAATACGTCACTTTGGTGGATGAATATTGAAACGGATGTGAAATTCAAAACCGGAGATGTCGATAGAAAATATAAAACCCGCCTTGATCCGTGGGTCTTTATGTTCGGCGTCGGTTACAGTTTTTAATGAGTATAGTTTCTAATGAGAAAACCCATGGGGCATTATCGCCCCATTTTTTTATAATATTGCTCTTATTCAGGGTGAAATCTTCATTGTGTGGCATTTTTCATCGAGTGAACAAACCCCATTAATTTTTCTAGCATGATGTCAGGTTGCTGTAAATTATCCTCAATGATTTTGACAACGGCAGAACCCGAAATCGCGCCTGCTGCACCGCTGTTGATCGCCGTTATCACCTGTTCTGGTTCCGAAATACCAAAACCTTGTAGCGCCGGGGTGGCGTGGTATTCTTTGAGCTTGTTAATAATATGACTAATGGGCTGTTTGGCCCGATGTTCACTCCCGGTAACTCCCGCTCTTGACAGCAAGTAAGTATATCCGCGCCCAACTGAAGCGATTTCACGTAATAAATCGTCATCGGCATTAGGGGGACAAATCAAGATTGGGGCAATATCGTGACTGATGGCTGTTGCCCGGAAAGGTGATGACTCGGATAACGGGACATCGGCTACCAGTACAGAATCAACCCCCGCAGCTTTACAGAGACGGTAAAACTGATCAATACCATTGTGAAAGACGAGATTGGCATAAGTTAATAAGCCAATTGGCGTATTCGGGTGTTTGGCCCTGATTTTGGCCAGTAAATCAAAACACAATGCAGGCGTCACATTGGATGATAGCGCCCGGCGGTTAGCATTTTGGATCGTGGGGCCGTCAGCAAGGGGATCTGAGAACGGAATACCCAGTTCAAGTGCATCAGCTCCCCCTGAAATTAATGTATCAATAATTGCCAATGACAATTCAGGGTTAGGATCACCGAGGGTAACAAAGGGAACAAAAGCGCCTTGATTTTGCTTCTTTAGGTTTGCAAAAAGTTGTTCGTAACGTTCCATCAGATTTCCCCTCTGGATTTTAAAATATCGTGAACAGTAAAAATGTCTTTGTCTCCCCGACCGGATAAGTTAACAACGAATAATTGTTCTTTATCTGGTGCTTGATGGATCATTTTCAGGGCATAGGCCAATGCGTGAGAAGATTCTAATGCCGGAATGATACCCTCATGACGTGAGAGTTTTTGAAAGGCATCCAGCGCTTCATTATCGGTGATTGAAACGTAATCAGCTCTGCCAATACTATTCAGGTAGGCATGTTGTGGCCCAACGGAAGGAAAATCTAAACCCGCCGAAAGAGAATAAGACTCTTCTATTTGCCCGTCTTCTGTCTGCATGATGGGGGCTTTCATACCAAAATAGATCCCTAATTTTCCGTGTCTTAACGGGGCACCATGTTTTCCGGTTTCAATCCCCAGTCCGGCTGGTTCAACACCAATTAACCGGACATCATTGTCTGGTATAAATTCAGCAAACAGGCCAATGGCATTTGACCCCCCCCCGATACAGGCAATCACGGCATCAGGGAGTCGCCCCTCCTTTTCCAGAATCTGAGCTTTGGCTTCTTCGCCAATCATGCGCTGGAATTCTCGCACCATTGTTGGATAGGGGTGAGGGCCGGCGGCGGTACCCAATAAATAATGAGCCTTTTCATAGCGACCGGACCAATCGCGCATGGCCTCGTTACACGCATCTTTTAACGTTGCTGAGCCGCTGTGAACAGGGATCACTTCGGCTCCCATTAAACGCATACGAAAAACATTGGGAGATTGGCGCTCAATATCTTTAGCGCCCATATAGATCCGACATTTTAGTCCTAACAGGGCACACGCCAGCGCAGTTGCTACGCCGTGTTGACCCGCCCCGGTTTCTGCAATGACTTCGCTTTTGCCCATTCGTTTGGCCAGCAATGCCTGTCCTAAAACCTGATTGGTTTTGTGAGCCCCCCCGTGGAGCAAATCTTCGCGTTTCAGGTACAAACGTGTTTTGGTTCCTTGCGTCAAGTTTTGGCATAGCGTCAAGGCGGTAGGTCTACCGGCATAGTTCTTCAAGAGATCCTGAAAAGCAGCCTGAAATTCAGGATCGTGTTGTGCATCAATAAAAGCGTCTTCTAACTGATTAAGTGCAGGGATTAAAATTTGAGGAACGAATTGTCCACCGAAGTCGCCAAAATAAGGATTTAGTTTACTCATTATTCTACTCATCCGTTTTTGTCTGAAATTAGTGATAGCAACGTAATTGTTGAAATACGTGTTTGATTTTCTGACTACTTTTGATACCCGGAGAAACTTCGACGCCTGAGTTAAAATCCAGTCCATAGCAACCCAATGTGGCTGCCTGTTGGCAGTTTTCAGAATTCAGGCCGCCCGCCAGGAAACTGTTATGTTGCCGTTGTGGCGTGATTAACTGCCAGTCAAAGGGTTTTCCTGTTCCGCCTGAGCCATTATCCAGCAATAAGTGATCAACATTGGCGATTTCAGAAAACACCGTTGCTTCAGCCATTTCAATGGCTTTCCAAATTTCACAACGTTCAGGTAGCACAGTGCGCAAATTATTAATGTAATCTTCATCTTCATCGCCATGCAGTTGAACCGCTGTGAGTGAAAGGGTTTGGGCGATATGGCTGATAAAATCAATGGATTGATTTTGAAATACGCCAACATATTGCAGGGAGACATGATTGATAATTTGTTGAGCTGTTTGCAGGTTAATTCTGCGTGGTGATTTTTCAGCAAAAATCAAACCGCCATAAACGGCCCCCATCTGTAATGCTGCTTTGGCATCTTGCGAGCGCGTCAGGCCGCAAATTTTGTGATTACCGAAGATTAAACGTCGTAAAGCGAGATCGATATTTTGCTGTGCCATTAAAGAGCTGCCGATCAGAAAGCCATTAGCAAATTGGCTTAACTCCCGTACCTGACGATGCTGGTGGATACCGGATTCGCTGATGACAATCGTGCTTTCCGGTAAACCAACAGCCAATGTTCGTGTACGGTCTAAATCAATGGACAGATCACGTAAATCCCGATTATTGATGCCAATAACTTTTGCCCCTAATGTGACAGCGCGTTGACGTTCATCCTCATTACTGATTTCGGTCAGTACCCCCATACCCAGATGATGTGCCAATAATGACAGTTTGCGATACGTAGCATCATTAAGCACCGAGAGCATCAGTAGAATCGCGTCGGCTTGATAATAACGAGCCAGGTAAACTTGATAACTATCAATAATAAAATCTTTGCATAAAATGGGTTGATGTACAGCAGCACTGACCATTTTTAGAAAATCATAATTACCCTGAAAATATTTTTCATCGGTCAAGACAGAGATTGCCGCGGCATATGGCTGATAATTTTTAGCAATGCGAACAGGATCGAAATCCTCACGAATGACTCCTTTTGATGGGGACGCTTTTTTGCATTCTAAAATAAAAACGGTTTGTGCATGACTCAACGCCTGATAAAACCGACGGTGACTCGGCACAATTGCATCGATAAAACTTTCCAGGGGTTGTGCTGCCTGACGCGTAATCAGATATTTCGCCTTATCATCAATAATTTTCTGTAATATGCTGGTTTTCATGCTGGAGTCCTTACCGCCAATGTGGTGACTTTTTCATAAGCCTGACCGCTATAGAGAGTATCGAGTGCCCGTTGGGTATTTTCCCGCAGATCTTCCTGCCCGTGTATTTTCATCAAAAAAGCGACGTTGGCGGCGACCACATCGGCATGAGCTTTGTGGCCATCGCCTTGTAATAATTTTGCCAACATATCGCGGTTTTCTTCAGGTGATCCCCCTTTCAGTGACGATATTGGGTGGTGAGGTAAACCAAAATCGGCCGCGGTGAGCTGATATTGGTTCATCTCACCGAGATTGAGTTCTGCAACATGAATGGGGGCATGTAAGGCAATTTCATCCATGCCACCGCAGTGCACAACGGCAGCGCGTTGATAACCCAGGGTTTGTAAAGTGTGGGCTATTGGTACAACCAATTCAGGACAGTAAACCCCGATGAGCGATATCGGCGGTCGGGCTGGATTAATGAGTGGACCAAGCACATTGAAGAGTGTCCGGGTTTTTAACTGCTGGCGAACGTGTACCGCGTGATGAAATCCACGGTGATATTGCGGGGCAAACAGGAAGCAGATACCAATATCATCCAGCGCCCTGCGGGATTCTTCCGCCCGTGCATCCAATGCGATGCCGAATGCACTTAATAAATCAGATGACCCGGATCGGCTGGAAATACTACGGTTGCCATGTTTGGCGACTTTGAGTCCGCAAGCAGCGGCAATAAAGGCGCTGGCTGTTGAAATATTAATGCTATTTGTCCCATCGCCACCGGTGCCGACAATATCACAAAACGGGTAATCAGGGCGGGAAAAGGGTGCTGCGTTTGCCAGGAATGCCTGAGCGGCACCCGCAATTTCTTGTGGTTGTTCGCCACGTAGTTTCAGGCTAATTAATACAGCCGCCAGTTGTGCATCGCTCAATTCACCCTGAATAATGGCAGTGAAGAGTTGTTGGCTTTCCTGTTGAGTCAGTGTTTGCGCACTGAATAATTTGTCAAAAATTAACCGCATATGCCTATTCCTTCAAATTCATGTTTTAAAGGCAACATTGTTTAATTCAATGCCCACGCCAGAGTCTGCTCAAGTAGTTTGACGCCCTGCGTGGTTAAAATAGATTCAGGGTGAAACTGGAACCCACAAACTTTGTGCTCGT carries:
- the trpCF gene encoding bifunctional indole-3-glycerol-phosphate synthase TrpC/phosphoribosylanthranilate isomerase TrpF; its protein translation is MKTSILQKIIDDKAKYLITRQAAQPLESFIDAIVPSHRRFYQALSHAQTVFILECKKASPSKGVIREDFDPVRIAKNYQPYAAAISVLTDEKYFQGNYDFLKMVSAAVHQPILCKDFIIDSYQVYLARYYQADAILLMLSVLNDATYRKLSLLAHHLGMGVLTEISNEDERQRAVTLGAKVIGINNRDLRDLSIDLDRTRTLAVGLPESTIVISESGIHQHRQVRELSQFANGFLIGSSLMAQQNIDLALRRLIFGNHKICGLTRSQDAKAALQMGAVYGGLIFAEKSPRRINLQTAQQIINHVSLQYVGVFQNQSIDFISHIAQTLSLTAVQLHGDEDEDYINNLRTVLPERCEIWKAIEMAEATVFSEIANVDHLLLDNGSGGTGKPFDWQLITPQRQHNSFLAGGLNSENCQQAATLGCYGLDFNSGVEVSPGIKSSQKIKHVFQQLRCYH
- the trpB gene encoding tryptophan synthase subunit beta, producing MSKLNPYFGDFGGQFVPQILIPALNQLEDAFIDAQHDPEFQAAFQDLLKNYAGRPTALTLCQNLTQGTKTRLYLKREDLLHGGAHKTNQVLGQALLAKRMGKSEVIAETGAGQHGVATALACALLGLKCRIYMGAKDIERQSPNVFRMRLMGAEVIPVHSGSATLKDACNEAMRDWSGRYEKAHYLLGTAAGPHPYPTMVREFQRMIGEEAKAQILEKEGRLPDAVIACIGGGSNAIGLFAEFIPDNDVRLIGVEPAGLGIETGKHGAPLRHGKLGIYFGMKAPIMQTEDGQIEESYSLSAGLDFPSVGPQHAYLNSIGRADYVSITDNEALDAFQKLSRHEGIIPALESSHALAYALKMIHQAPDKEQLFVVNLSGRGDKDIFTVHDILKSRGEI
- the trpA gene encoding tryptophan synthase subunit alpha, translated to MERYEQLFANLKKQNQGAFVPFVTLGDPNPELSLAIIDTLISGGADALELGIPFSDPLADGPTIQNANRRALSSNVTPALCFDLLAKIRAKHPNTPIGLLTYANLVFHNGIDQFYRLCKAAGVDSVLVADVPLSESSPFRATAISHDIAPILICPPNADDDLLREIASVGRGYTYLLSRAGVTGSEHRAKQPISHIINKLKEYHATPALQGFGISEPEQVITAINSGAAGAISGSAVVKIIEDNLQQPDIMLEKLMGFVHSMKNATQ
- a CDS encoding YciY family protein, coding for MKHSRREVGRWRRLRHSTCRRRRWLEGQSRRNLRIYAMRKIRAYKRRRSILFIHHTEWD
- the yciA gene encoding acyl-CoA thioester hydrolase YciA, producing MTQQQCLPNGELVLRTLAMPADTNANGDIFGGWLMSQMDIGGAILAKEIALGRVVTVSVNGISFLKPVAVGDVVCCYARCLKTGNSSITIHIEVWVKKVASEPVGQRYRATDAVFTYVAVDENNASRPLPEDKRHFKLESSVAE
- a CDS encoding septation protein A produces the protein MKQLLDFLPLVVFFVVYKMYDIFYASGALIAATGLALAITYFMYRKVEKAALITFAMVTLFGTLTLAFHSDLFIKWKVTVIYGIFSLVLLVSQWVMKKPLIQRMLGKELKLPDFAWNRLNMAWAIFFIACALANIYVAFWLPQDVWVNFKVFGLTALTLVFTVVSMVYIYRYLPREQK
- the trpD gene encoding anthranilate phosphoribosyltransferase produces the protein MRLIFDKLFSAQTLTQQESQQLFTAIIQGELSDAQLAAVLISLKLRGEQPQEIAGAAQAFLANAAPFSRPDYPFCDIVGTGGDGTNSINISTASAFIAAACGLKVAKHGNRSISSRSGSSDLLSAFGIALDARAEESRRALDDIGICFLFAPQYHRGFHHAVHVRQQLKTRTLFNVLGPLINPARPPISLIGVYCPELVVPIAHTLQTLGYQRAAVVHCGGMDEIALHAPIHVAELNLGEMNQYQLTAADFGLPHHPISSLKGGSPEENRDMLAKLLQGDGHKAHADVVAANVAFLMKIHGQEDLRENTQRALDTLYSGQAYEKVTTLAVRTPA
- the cls gene encoding cardiolipin synthase, translated to MIIFYSVLSWLAIFLYWLIIAGITIRVLMKRRPVTSAMTWVLIIYILPLVGIMAYLSFGELHLGKRRVEQARQMRSSVARWLAELKKSPQIFADENSEVATPLFQLCERRQNIKGVRGNKMQLMTSYDNSLKAIIQDIENAEHNIEMVFYIWQSGGLVDQVTDALMRAAKRGVKCRIMVDSAGSWQFFRSPYPDIMRKAGIEFVESLKVNLFRLFLRRMDLRQHRKIILIDNHISYTGSMNMVDPRFFKQSAGVGQWVDIMVRMEGPVTTTLGIIYAFDWEMETGQRHLPPSPNSVMMPGEQACDHTAQVIASGPGFPDELIQQSLMTAIFAARQQLILTTPYFVPSDDLMHAICTAAMRGVDVSIIVPSQNNSFLVRWASRAFFSELLEAGVKIYQFEDGLLHTKSVLVDGQLSMVGSVNLDMRSLWLNFEITVVIDDKHFGGDLTLVQQDYMMRSTLLENSKWEKRPVRHRILERICYFFSPLL
- the ompW gene encoding outer membrane protein OmpW; this translates as MKKISALVLAAATLAPSLTFAHEAGDFLFRAGTATVRPHAGSENVLGLGSFDVNNNTQLGLTFGYMITDNIGVELLAATPFQHQVSLPGVGEIAEVKQLPPTLMAQYYFGTAENKLRPYVGLGVNYTTFFSEKFNNNSTVKAAKLNSLDLKDSWGVAGQVGLDYKLDKNWMLNTSLWWMNIETDVKFKTGDVDRKYKTRLDPWVFMFGVGYSF
- the tonB gene encoding TonB system transport protein TonB, with product MRWIHWPILLSVCLHISVAAALFQTIKSEQQPEAVSMSVAMIQLAAPESSVSEPAEPESVEPEPEPEPIAKIALPKPKPEKKPEVKKRLKKELKPVEKKTEKTSEQPLKPISDQNAQNVKNVSDQKVDPHAVSEQGHGQQGPRALNRPDPEYPARAMQLGTEGIVKVKFDIDENGRVKNIEIISATPKNTFERSVKKAMRKWRYEKIPATGRSATIEFKTTGVAQY
- a CDS encoding YciC family protein yields the protein MPITANTLYRDSINFLRNQLLNVVILSVLAALVTTLLGHLFVPNDEQLKLLAEIQNIVKNSGSSEIQHFVAQLTSDEQLMLMRTMFGILFTSIFGSTLLTASVLVLINISSNGQQTNAISACTLSVTLLPKMLLLMFICTLIIQIGYALMVLPGILFSIAFALAPVFLLEKGKNVFAAMQQSWRLGFNNIRLLLPAMLLWLAIKLILVLVLAKMPDILLSVLDNFLSALLLVYLFRLYMLTKPQDKTTNSMQ